The DNA sequence ATTGTCTTTGGAACTCCATCTAACAAAATTTAACATAGACCTACTCAACAGGTTGCCATTATCTCTTACCACCGTGCCGTGCAATTGTTGGTAGTAtgtcttcaatttcaattcatATTCCAGCCCCTGTGAAGAATCCAGGGCAATGTTACTGTTGACTTCAAAGTGCGGCATAACATATTGAACGTTTTGCTTcgatttatatataaagtgATGAACCATAGGTGCCGGTATATCGCTAAGCTTAAACCTCTTAGAAGcatttatctttttcagTAGCCTCTCTTTTTCGAGTTTAATAATTAACTCGTCACTAAACGACTTCAGTGAAAAGAATGCATCCTTTTGTGCACTTATCAGTACTAGTGCCGATTTTTCATTGCTATAAGTATCATTAGGTAGAAACTTGATAtaacaataaagaaaaccaCTTGAGTTAAATTTTGGGAAACATATGGGTACCCAAAGTTCTTGAGTTTCGTCTaggttttgaaattgatgagATATTAGGCAAAATAGAAGATGCAAGTCTGTAGTGTGCAAAGTATGACCTCTTGGTCGAAGAACACAGCACAATTTATTTTGAGGCGCAATTATCAAGCCATATAATAAAGTTCCCCTGGGAATATCCTGCCTTTTCTCTAATTGTTGTAAAATTACGTTCTGTAACTTTAATCTTGAAGAATGGTGAAACGGTAAGCATTGTAAAGAGTTCAATAGTAAGTCGGGAAACATTCTGTTACAGATCAGCGAACATAtttcatttaaattttcaaaatctgtGGTTTCCAAATAATTTCTTAAGTCGAAATTTTCCCTTTTGGAGAATAACCTAAGCAATTGTCGTTCACTTAAAGACGAAAGAATGTATGAATATAGAAAATCCAGCTGATTCAACAATTCGTTTGAGGACTCGCCTCTTTCGGATTGTGCCATTAGTAATATGGGTGATTTATCCAAAAAAGTAAGCCTTTTACCAGAAGTTAAAGTCGATATGGTTTTTAATTCCGATGGCCCATTGACTTGGAAGTAACTTATTACAGTATTAATGAGCCCCGTATATGACATGATCTGTTCGTCTTTGCCATGCATGCAGTAGATCGGTTTACCCGCTGAAGTGAATatgagaaaatttttatcacAAGGGGCCTGGTTTTCACTTGATTCGCTGTTACTATTAAACATTGAGAACTTGAATACGTTGGGAATTTCGTTACTTACATAGGGTCGTCTTTGTAGTTCAGATCCTCTTAGAGAAGTTTCCATGGAGTATATGCTTTCCGCCAAGCGACTCCTGATGTCATTCTCGCAGTCCAAATAAGGACCAGGATCCTTTTTCGAACTGTTTAACGTTGGCATTATATCATCATTGCTCTTTGCCAAATCTGCTGACAGCAAATTGTTTTTAACCTGCAATTTCTTTGCTTGCAAAGGAGATCTTCTGGATGCCACATATGCTGtattcaaagaatttatAGAGGTAGACTTACTAACGGAATGATCATTGGATATCGGCGTTGCTAGAGGTgcctttttgaaaaatgtttcATCTAGATTAACCGATGTCGTTGGCTCTGAAGTTGTTGCCACAACTGGAATGcattcaaaatttccacTTTTACTATGCTTCAATTTACTGTTCGGTACCTCAGCATCTAGGTAGCTTTCATTGAGATTCATAGGTTCGATATACTGTTTATACGTTTGTAGTTTGATAGATTTTTTATCCAGTTTGTACTCACTATTATCTTTGTTTCGTACCGCGGTTTTTTATCCTATATTTCAGCCCTACGAGATAGAACGATAAAGAAGTCTAGTAGTACctttttatgaaaataaattaagAGTAAGAGCTAAAAGCACGAGgaatatatttttaataaGGCGTTAAGATATACATGCTAAGAGTCTTACTgcacaaaaataaagttacTGTTGTTCAACATTGGCTGACGTTTTGACTACAAGGTTAGAAATATTGGCAGGATTTAAGGGGAGAATTATTGATTGAGTCATGCCATTTGCACCAAAAGGCTCGGATGCGAGCCTGAACAACTTTTGAAGCGAAGGTAATATACAGTACTAATTAAGTTATTTGTTAAGGAATCTTGAAGTTTACTTGAAAGCTTTCTACGCTGAGCAAGGAATTGTTTCCATTTATGAGACTGTTTTTCTAATATGTTCGGATGTATGAATACAGCCCATACACCCTGGTGTtgtgttcttttttttttacttggATATTATTTCTTGTAAGGAAATTGGGTCGCACACATTTGGCAGAAAACATAAGTCATCATTAACGAGGTAACACAGCTACTTTCCCTGCCTCAGCATTGCACGCAGCTTTCCTAGGACGCTCAGCTAATTTTTCACCTATTCTCCTCTGTAGTGAGCTAAGAGTTTTCAGGTTTTTATTCaaactttttccttctctgTTGCGAATTTCCTTGCTTGCTGCTAAATACCTTTTTCAATCCTAAAGAAACCGTGTTCTTTATATATTGTCGATTGAAAGTTACCTACATCAACTTTCCGTGTTCCATTCCGACTATAACAAACAACCAATAAGCTCAACTAATTAAGTAATGTCTGCTCCAGAAgctcaacaacaaaagagAGGCGGTTTCGGTGGCCGTAACAGAGGTCGTCCAAACAGAAGAGGACCAAGAAACactgaagaaaagggaTGGGTTCCAGTTACCAAGCTAGGTAGATTAGTCAAGGCTGGTAAGATTACCaccattgaagaaatcttcTTGCACTCTTTGCCAGTCAAGGAATTCCAAATCATTGACACTTTGTTGCCAGGTTTGCAAGACGAAGTTATGAACATCAAGCCAGTTCAAAAGCAAACCAGAGCCGGTCAAAGAACCAGATTCAAGGCTGTTGTCGTTGTTGGTGACTCTAACGGTCACGTTGGTTTGGGTATCAAGACCGCCAAGGAAGTTGCTGGTGCCATCAGAGCTGGTATCATTATTGCTAAGTTGTCCGTTATCCCAATCAGAAGAGGTTACTGGGGTACCAACTTGGGTCAACCACATTCTTTGGCCACCAAGACCACTGGTAAGTGTGGTTCCGTCACTGTTAGATTGATCCCAGCCCCAAGAGGTTCTGGTATCGTCGCTTCTCCAGCTGTCAAGAAGTTGTTGCAATTGGCT is a window from the Saccharomyces paradoxus chromosome VII, complete sequence genome containing:
- the RPS2 gene encoding 40S ribosomal protein uS5 (Protein component of the small (40S) subunit~similar to YGL123W), translating into MSAPEAQQQKRGGFGGRNRGRPNRRGPRNTEEKGWVPVTKLGRLVKAGKITTIEEIFLHSLPVKEFQIIDTLLPGLQDEVMNIKPVQKQTRAGQRTRFKAVVVVGDSNGHVGLGIKTAKEVAGAIRAGIIIAKLSVIPIRRGYWGTNLGQPHSLATKTTGKCGSVTVRLIPAPRGSGIVASPAVKKLLQLAGVEDVYTQSNGKTRTLENTLKAAFVAIGNTYGFLTPNLWAEQPLPVSPLDIYSDEASAQKKRF
- the MON1 gene encoding guanine nucleotide exchange factor MON1 (Subunit of a heterodimeric guanine nucleotide exchange factor (GEF)~similar to YGL124C), with product MNLNESYLDAEVPNSKLKHSKSGNFECIPVVATTSEPTTSVNLDETFFKKAPLATPISNDHSVSKSTSINSLNTAYVASRRSPLQAKKLQVKNNLLSADLAKSNDDIMPTLNSSKKDPGPYLDCENDIRSRLAESIYSMETSLRGSELQRRPYVSNEIPNVFKFSMFNSNSESSENQAPCDKNFLIFTSAGKPIYCMHGKDEQIMSYTGLINTVISYFQVNGPSELKTISTLTSGKRLTFLDKSPILLMAQSERGESSNELLNQLDFLYSYILSSLSERQLLRLFSKRENFDLRNYLETTDFENLNEICSLICNRMFPDLLLNSLQCLPFHHSSRLKLQNVILQQLEKRQDIPRGTLLYGLIIAPQNKLCCVLRPRGHTLHTTDLHLLFCLISHQFQNLDETQELWVPICFPKFNSSGFLYCYIKFLPNDTYSNEKSALVLISAQKDAFFSLKSFSDELIIKLEKERLLKKINASKRFKLSDIPAPMVHHFIYKSKQNVQYVMPHFEVNSNIALDSSQGLEYELKLKTYYQQLHGTVVRDNGNLLSRSMLNFVRWSSKDNEDLKMNETRMDFSELDEYIIGNSSFEQESVNMLGMAWVTPTFELYLIGNNGVVDKRVLFKSARKVANWCQKHESRLFISDGAVF